One Triticum dicoccoides isolate Atlit2015 ecotype Zavitan chromosome 5B, WEW_v2.0, whole genome shotgun sequence genomic window carries:
- the LOC119310231 gene encoding GDSL esterase/lipase At1g71691-like → MGPGGRLSNPTAKCPGGRQKGQISKKNSNRDQILKYFLKRVKTRNSAFGDGFTDVGNNNYLENNEVGNPVRANHSYYGIDFPNSVATGRFSNGFNLADFIAKAMGFEMSPPTKMEAGFAGVNYASATSGIWRDIDTGLDIPLMVMDQVKNFADTIGQMGANRSPQDLSKMLSNSLFLISTGTTDLYLIYNINNNGGSDSKTDVPHLISSYGDNIMTLYNLGARKFGIINVPTLCTAVVRHGCEGLITSLREEFNDGIKPLMAGLASNLSGLRYSIADFHAISDAVNMSPSAYSSQLKMLVWFVDGCTGFVNTGGACCQGSCAPGSGLPCANRSQYWYWDEEYPTEQAAKLAASAFFNGTTQFTTPVNFKTLISQK, encoded by the exons ATGGGACCTGGCGGTAGGCTATCTAACCCTACCGCCAAATGCCCTggcggtaggcaaaagggtcaAATCTCGAAAAAAAATTCAAACCGGGACCAGATCCTGAAATACTTtctaaaaagggtcaaaacacgaaattcggcGTTCGGGGACGGGTTTACGGACGTCGGCAACAACAACTACCTAGAGAACAACGAGGTAGGGAACCCCGTAAGAGCAAATCACTCCTACTATGGCATAGACTTCCCCAATTCCGTGGCCACCGGAAGATTCAGCAACGGATTCAACTTGGCTGACTTCATCG CAAAGGCTATGGGATTCGAGATGAGCCCTCCCACAAAAATGGAGGCTGGTTTTGCTGGAGTCAACTATGCTTCGGCGACCTCTGGGATTTGGAGAGACATC GACACCGGACTGGACATCCCACTGATGGTGATGGACCAAGTGAAGAACTTCGCGGACACGATAGGGCAGATGGGCGCCAACCGTAGCCCGCAAGACCTGAGCAAGATGTTGTCCAATTCCCTCttcctcatcagcaccggcaccaccGACCTCTACTTAATCTACAACATCAACAACAATGGGGGCTCGGACAGCAAAACCGATGTCCCACACCTCATCTCCTCCTACGGCGACAACATCATGACCTTGTACAACTTGGGCGCGAGGAAGTTCGGTATCATCAACGTCCCGACCTTGTGCACGGCGGTGGTGCGCCATGGCTGTGAGGGCCTCATTACCAGCCTCCGGGAGGAGTTCAACGATGGCATCAAGCCACTCATGGCCGGCCTCGCCTCCAACCTCAGTGGCCTCCGCTACTCCATTGCCGACTTTCACGCAATCTCGGATGCAGTCAACATGAGTCCGTCGGCCTACAGTA GTCAGTTGAAAATGTTGGTGTGGTTTGTTGATGGATGCACAGGGTTTGTGAACACCGGGGGCGCGTGCTGCCAAGGCTCCTGCGCACCTGGTTCTGGGCTGCCGTGTGCCAACCGCTCGCA GTACTGGTATTGGGACGAGGAGTACCCGACGGAGCAGGCCG ctaAGCTGGCCGCATCTGCGTTTTTCAATGGCACAACCCAATTCACAACGCCGGTGAACTTCAAGACGCTGATCAGCCAAAAGTGA
- the LOC119311908 gene encoding protein TRI1-like — MAAASMLTTVFSPLALLRPSASFARLRRAAPAAAAVVVRAAAKSTTAAAAPKKKRAAPTGITMPRPVSPALQAFMGAAEVPRTEAMKRIWAYIKQNNLQDPGDKKVIVCDEKLKALFAGRERVGFLEIAKLLSPHFVKTP, encoded by the exons ATGGCGGCCGCATCCATGCTCACCACCGTCTTCTCCCCTCTCGCCCTCCTCCGCCCGTCGGCCTCCTTCGCGCGCCTGCGCCGCgcggctcccgccgccgccgccgtcgtcgtgcgCGCCGCGGCCAAGTCTACCACGGCCGCGGCGGCCcccaagaagaagagggcggcgccGACCGGCATCACGATGCCCCGGCCCGTGTCCCCCGCGCTGCAGGCGTTCATGGGCGCCGCCGAGGTCCCCCGCACCGAGGCCATGAAGCGCATCTGGGCCTACATCAAGCAGAACAACCTCCAG GACCCTGGGGACAAGAAGGTCATCGTGTGCGACGAGAAGCTGAAAGCCCTGTTTGCAGGCAGAGAGCGTGTTGGGTTCCTGGAGATTGCCAAGCTTCTGAGCCCGCACTTTGTCAAGACTCCGTGA